A genomic region of Fundulus heteroclitus isolate FHET01 chromosome 24, MU-UCD_Fhet_4.1, whole genome shotgun sequence contains the following coding sequences:
- the kynu gene encoding kynureninase, giving the protein MDKLFDLDPAEAVRQASALLGCSPTSKNVADYFDKHDKLRHFRGNFLVPKIADLPPSDLSLVDGSEECIYLSGNSLGLQPKNARKYIEEELDNWAKIAIHGHTVGPRPWAWAENNIEHLMANVVGAKEEEVALMNGLTVNLHLLMLSFYKPTQTRHKILLEDKAFPSDHYAIESQIRLRGFEPQQSMLRLSPRQGEDTLRTEDILDIIEKEGDSIAVVMFAGVQFYTGQLFDMDAITKAGHRKGCFVGFDCAHAVGNVELKLHDWGVDFACWCSYKYLNSGAGGLGGAFIHEKHKDTIKPALLGWWGHELKTRFQMTNVMELQPGVSGFRLSNQPILLVCPLQASLEVFNMTSMQMLRRKSVLLTGYLEYLIKHYYSEDPAQPHKPYVRIITPSDPRQRGCQLSLSFSIPIRRVYQELERRGVTCDMREPSVLRVAPAPLYNSFRDVHRFIETLGKALAASSS; this is encoded by the exons ATGGACAAGCTTTTCGACTTAGATCCCGCAGAGGCAGTGAGACAAGCGTCCGCCTTGCTTGGCTGCAGCCCGACCTCCAAGAACGTGGCTGATTACTTTGACAAACACGACAAACTGCGGCATTTCAGGGGGAACTTTCTGGTGCCCAAAATCGCAGATTTGCCGCCCT ctgatctcTCGCTGGTGGATGGAAGCGAAGAATGCATCTACCTGTCGGGAAACTCGTTGGGTCTTCAACCCAAAAATGCCCGGAAATATATCGAAGAGGAGCTGGACAACTGGGCTAAAAT AGCGATTCATGGTCACACTGTCGGCCCGAGGCCTTGGGCGTGGGCTGAGAACAACATTGAGCATCTCATGGCAAATGTTGTGG gAGCTAAAGAGGAGGAGGTAGCGCTGATGAATGGCCTGACGGTTAATCTGCATCTTTTAATG CTGTCTTTCTACAAACCAACTCAAACCAGGCATAAAATCCTCCTGGAGGACAAAGCCTTCCCTTCAGATCAT TATGCCATAGAGTCTCAGATCCGCCTGCGAGGATTTGAACCCCAGCAAAGCATGCTGCGGCTGTCTCCAAGACAA GGAGAAGACACCCTGAGAACCGAGGACATCCTGGATATAATCGAGAAAGAAGGAGACAGCATCGCCGTTGTGATGTTCGCCGGCGTTCAGTTCTACACGGGTCAGCTGTTCGACATGGACGCCATCACGAAGGCTGGCCACAGAAAG GGCTGTTTTGTTGGATTCGACTGCGCGCATGCAGTGGGAAACGTTGAGCTGAAGCTGCATGACTGGGGAGTTGATTTTGCGTGCTGGTGCTCCTACAAG TATCTGAATTCAGGTGCTGGTGGTCTCGGCGGGGCGTTCATTCATGAAAAACATAAAGATACCATCAAACCAGC GCTGTTAGGATGGTGGGGACATGAGCTGAAGACTCGCTTTCAGATGACCAACG TGATGGAGCTGCAGCCGGGAGTGAGCGGCTTCAGGCTGTCAAATCAGCCCATTCTTCTCGTCTGCCCTCTACAGGCCAGCTTAGAA GTGTTCAACATGACGAGCATGCAGATGCTGCGGAGGAAGTCTGTACTCTTAACAGGGTACCTGGAGTACCTGATAAAGCACTACTACTCAGAGGACCCGGCCCAGCCTCACAAACCCTACGTCCGAATCATCACGCCCTCTGACCCCCGGCAGAGAGGCTGCCAGCTGTCGCTCTCCTTCTCCATCCCCATCAGGAGAGTCTaccaggagctggagaggaGGGGGGTCACT TGTGACATGAGGGAGCCCAGCGTGCTGCGAGTGGCCCCAGCACCGCTCTACAACTCCTTCAGGGATGTGCATCGCTTCATCGAGACGCTGGGAAAGGCTCTGGCTGCCAGCAGCAGCTAG